Proteins from a genomic interval of Candidatus Rokuibacteriota bacterium:
- a CDS encoding prepilin-type N-terminal cleavage/methylation domain-containing protein, producing MIGVGRRGYTLLELLVVLAIIGAAGLIVLPQAGKGLETFRLKATTRQVASVFRYARTLAIAERTVSVVGLDLSRAEYWLAVAASDRAGEVVRATYTLPKSVRVLARPLGEARSRERGVVRFVFFPRGGAYGGQVWLEGAKGRRYVVQVDPLTGLVRIADGAQRS from the coding sequence ATGATTGGTGTGGGTCGGCGGGGATACACGCTCCTGGAGCTCCTCGTGGTGCTGGCGATCATCGGCGCCGCCGGCCTGATCGTCCTCCCGCAGGCCGGGAAGGGCCTCGAGACGTTCCGGCTCAAGGCCACGACCCGCCAGGTGGCGAGCGTTTTCCGCTACGCCCGGACCCTCGCCATCGCCGAGCGAACGGTGTCGGTCGTGGGGCTGGACCTCTCGCGGGCCGAGTACTGGCTGGCCGTGGCTGCCTCGGACCGCGCCGGCGAGGTCGTGCGCGCGACCTATACGCTGCCCAAGTCGGTCCGGGTGCTGGCGCGGCCGCTGGGCGAGGCGAGGTCGCGTGAGCGGGGTGTGGTGCGGTTCGTCTTCTTTCCGCGCGGCGGCGCCTACGGCGGCCAGGTCTGGCTCGAGGGTGCCAAGGGACGGCGCTACGTCGTCCAGGTGGATCCGCTGACGGGCCTGGTGAGGATCGCCGATGGGGCGCAGCGCTCGTAG
- a CDS encoding type II secretion system protein, which translates to MGRSARSTRGFTLLEVLVALAVTGIALVVLLQAVQGTLRLERAAHDYTRALALAQARLDAVSLEDAPASGVGEADGFRWWVQVTPAWWDKRSLLYRVAVTIERPTGPPVSLETFRLGERRE; encoded by the coding sequence ATGGGGCGCAGCGCTCGTAGCACGCGCGGCTTCACGCTCCTCGAGGTGCTCGTGGCGCTGGCCGTCACGGGAATTGCCCTCGTGGTGCTCCTGCAGGCGGTACAGGGCACGTTGAGGCTCGAGCGGGCAGCCCACGACTACACGCGGGCGCTGGCGCTCGCGCAGGCCCGGCTCGACGCGGTCAGCCTTGAGGACGCCCCGGCCAGCGGAGTCGGTGAGGCCGACGGCTTTCGGTGGTGGGTCCAGGTGACGCCGGCGTGGTGGGACAAGCGCAGCCTGCTCTACCGCGTTGCTGTGACCATCGAGCGCCCGACGGGTCCCCCCGTCAGCCTCGAGACGTTTCGGCTCGGGGAGAGGCGTGAGTAA
- a CDS encoding prepilin-type N-terminal cleavage/methylation domain-containing protein encodes MSNQRGLTLLELLIALGLVGLVAGIALGSLRLASHAWERGEARLDTAQRTRFVTDLLTRELRSALPYLVRVNEKEQMVAFSGASTSVKFLTTAGGLTTAVPEGALREVTYALAPGGLYRVEAPASDRQFVESGRGVTVQLEPGVVELSFRYLQRSTGTWLDNWVPAVVSLKPEAKSPKPEAKSPTPQAKSVPPDEKKEPIDPTDLFPGAVAVSLSLRGEAGQVEQLPPLVVAIRSQFPPAAKTKPEAEKDKPQPEKGKPQPELAKPQPTGRR; translated from the coding sequence GTGAGTAACCAGCGCGGGCTGACGCTCCTCGAGCTCCTGATCGCCCTTGGGCTGGTCGGCCTGGTGGCGGGCATCGCGCTCGGCTCGCTCAGGCTGGCAAGCCACGCCTGGGAGCGCGGGGAGGCGCGGCTCGACACGGCGCAGCGCACCCGCTTCGTCACCGACCTCCTGACCCGGGAGCTGCGCTCGGCGCTGCCCTACCTGGTCCGCGTCAACGAAAAGGAGCAGATGGTCGCCTTCAGCGGCGCGTCCACGTCGGTGAAGTTCCTGACCACGGCCGGAGGCCTGACGACGGCGGTGCCCGAGGGCGCCCTGCGGGAGGTGACCTACGCCCTCGCCCCTGGCGGCCTCTACCGGGTCGAGGCTCCTGCCTCTGACCGCCAGTTCGTCGAGAGCGGTCGCGGCGTGACCGTCCAGCTCGAGCCGGGTGTGGTTGAGCTTTCGTTCCGGTACCTCCAGCGCTCCACCGGAACCTGGCTGGACAACTGGGTCCCTGCCGTGGTGAGCCTCAAGCCAGAGGCGAAGAGCCCCAAGCCAGAGGCGAAGAGCCCCACGCCGCAGGCGAAGAGCGTCCCGCCGGACGAGAAGAAGGAGCCCATCGACCCCACGGATCTCTTTCCCGGCGCGGTTGCCGTGAGCCTGTCCCTCCGGGGCGAGGCGGGCCAGGTGGAACAACTTCCGCCGCTCGTCGTGGCGATCCGGAGCCAGTTTCCGCCAGCGGCGAAGACCAAGCCGGAGGCCGAGAAGGACAAGCCGCAGCCTGAGAAGGGCAAGCCTCAACCGGAGCTGGCCAAACCGCAGCCGACAGGGAGGCGCTGA
- a CDS encoding general secretion pathway protein GspK, which yields MPRGPRAQGGFALVIVLFVLLLLSMIGGAFALAVRTEALAVRNGGEDLAGYALALAGVHQALAEVLGEWEVNFLDPSGAVRFARKDGSPLPSLAESARVMAGEVGYRILDEEGKINVNRADQKLLTALLRVVELPPGTNIDEVADAILDWVDSDRLRRLNGAEDDYYLALRIPYLPKNGPMGAIEELLLVKGITPELYALLSQVLTVYGAGRVNVNTAPPAVLRAVFPNDALSLTSQRRAKPIVTARAPGIVRSSTFTIIAAGRGPTSRAPRFVKAVVTRLADGKAGEGGTQRYIIRAWDDDYPAWAGRASSG from the coding sequence ATGCCGAGGGGTCCCCGCGCGCAGGGCGGCTTCGCCCTGGTGATCGTCCTGTTCGTGCTCCTCCTCCTCTCGATGATCGGAGGCGCCTTTGCACTCGCGGTCCGCACCGAGGCGCTGGCCGTCCGCAACGGGGGCGAGGATCTGGCAGGTTATGCGCTCGCGCTCGCCGGGGTGCACCAGGCGCTGGCCGAGGTCCTGGGCGAGTGGGAGGTCAACTTTCTCGACCCCTCCGGCGCGGTGCGCTTCGCGAGGAAGGACGGTTCCCCGCTGCCGAGCCTCGCCGAAAGCGCGCGGGTGATGGCCGGAGAGGTCGGGTATCGGATCCTCGACGAGGAAGGCAAGATCAACGTCAACCGCGCCGATCAGAAGCTCCTCACCGCCCTTCTCCGGGTCGTGGAGCTTCCCCCGGGCACCAACATCGACGAGGTGGCCGACGCGATTCTCGACTGGGTAGATTCCGATCGGCTCCGGCGGCTCAACGGCGCCGAGGATGACTATTACCTCGCGCTCAGGATCCCGTACCTGCCCAAGAACGGCCCGATGGGAGCGATCGAGGAGCTGCTGCTGGTGAAGGGGATCACCCCCGAGTTGTACGCGCTCCTCTCCCAGGTCCTGACGGTCTATGGGGCCGGTCGGGTGAACGTGAACACGGCGCCACCCGCCGTGCTCCGGGCGGTGTTCCCCAACGATGCGCTGAGCCTCACGAGCCAGCGTCGAGCCAAACCCATCGTGACGGCGCGGGCGCCCGGAATCGTGCGCTCCTCGACCTTTACGATTATCGCCGCCGGGCGCGGGCCGACGAGCCGCGCGCCGCGGTTCGTGAAGGCCGTGGTCACGCGCCTCGCCGACGGGAAGGCGGGGGAGGGCGGCACGCAGCGCTATATCATCCGGGCCTGGGACGACGACTACCCGGCGTGGGCTGGGCGTGCCTCCTCCGGCTGA
- the pilM gene encoding pilus assembly protein PilM translates to MLRQTVLGVDLRESEARLALIEGGLLGARLVAAAVLPRPRGEPEEALGELARRWLGAHRTGVDRVVVGLPRQEVFIRHLTLPPLKREELRRAVEYELGRHLPIPADKVAFDVLVQRRERDGRWRVLLMAAPRSSVDRAIAVLAPLGSAEPVVVVPPLAHWALHSRCCRDFGSASGPHVLLDVDAERVNVDLVTPGEGIAVSRTVPKPAGTGEEIADLVRACVESRQPTSGGATAVVHALSADGIPPGSRPLDALTAVRSERPGDAARVPTAIGLGLLGLRRRRLLDLRAPVPVPSARERFRWVAAIVLGCALLVGAGAWTWQALSERRQLDAVSAQRRQLEPTVVQVQTGLREAARIRTLLEAFGRGRAREVSKLALLRELTTRVPKDVWVAQLVYKRGELEVIGYAPQAQSLIAMLEGSALVKDATFAGDIEQEGGAERFKIRASVAPRSERAR, encoded by the coding sequence ATGCTGAGGCAGACTGTCCTCGGCGTGGACCTCCGGGAGAGCGAGGCTCGGCTCGCGCTGATCGAGGGCGGTCTCCTGGGCGCGCGGCTCGTCGCCGCGGCGGTCCTGCCGCGTCCGCGCGGCGAGCCGGAGGAGGCGCTGGGCGAGCTCGCGCGGCGCTGGCTCGGCGCGCACCGGACAGGGGTCGACCGCGTCGTGGTGGGCCTCCCGCGCCAGGAGGTGTTCATCCGCCACCTGACGCTCCCGCCGCTCAAGCGCGAGGAGCTGCGGCGGGCGGTCGAGTACGAGCTGGGGCGCCACCTCCCGATCCCCGCCGACAAGGTCGCGTTCGACGTGCTCGTCCAGCGGCGGGAGCGGGACGGCCGCTGGCGCGTGCTCCTGATGGCGGCTCCCCGGAGCTCGGTCGATCGCGCGATTGCCGTGCTCGCACCGCTCGGGTCCGCCGAGCCCGTGGTAGTCGTCCCGCCTCTGGCGCACTGGGCGCTTCACAGCCGCTGCTGCCGGGACTTCGGGTCGGCGTCCGGGCCCCACGTCCTCCTGGATGTCGACGCCGAGCGTGTGAACGTCGATCTGGTCACGCCGGGTGAGGGCATCGCCGTGTCGCGGACGGTGCCGAAGCCTGCCGGGACCGGCGAGGAGATCGCGGACCTGGTCCGCGCCTGTGTCGAGTCGCGGCAGCCGACGTCCGGCGGTGCGACCGCCGTGGTCCATGCGCTCAGCGCCGACGGGATCCCTCCCGGGTCGCGTCCGCTCGACGCGCTGACGGCCGTCAGGAGCGAGCGCCCCGGCGACGCGGCTCGCGTGCCCACGGCCATCGGTCTCGGCCTCCTCGGGCTCAGGCGCCGGCGGCTCCTCGACCTCCGGGCCCCGGTCCCCGTCCCCTCGGCCCGCGAGCGCTTCCGATGGGTGGCGGCGATCGTGCTCGGCTGTGCCCTGCTGGTGGGAGCGGGCGCGTGGACCTGGCAGGCTCTCAGCGAGCGGCGCCAGCTTGACGCGGTGAGCGCCCAGCGGCGCCAGCTCGAGCCGACGGTCGTCCAGGTCCAGACGGGACTGCGCGAGGCCGCCCGCATCCGCACGCTGCTCGAGGCGTTCGGTCGAGGCCGCGCGCGGGAGGTGTCGAAGCTCGCTCTGCTCCGCGAGCTCACGACGCGGGTTCCGAAGGATGTGTGGGTCGCGCAGCTCGTCTACAAGCGCGGAGAGCTGGAGGTCATCGGCTATGCGCCCCAGGCGCAATCCTTGATCGCGATGCTGGAGGGATCGGCCCTCGTGAAGGATGCCACCTTTGCGGGCGACATCGAGCAGGAAGGCGGGGCCGAACGGTTCAAGATCCGAGCAAGCGTCGCCCCGAGGAGCGAGCGTGCGCGCTAG
- the gspD gene encoding type II secretion system secretin GspD — protein sequence MPAPAQQAESQDPISIFKKLLGEQAASPPPGVPATPPPAAAPRPPAPDAMDITLNLQNADLLTVLQMLARRLDLHYVVEPTVPGGRVTIQISGKFTKAELFSVLLTILDMNNLMMVKSGPLYRVAPVVEARQRPIDVLAPADPTAVPPEDRPALLIVSLQYLAASSVEPVVRPLISKAALLQAVPGTNALLLVDLASNARRLFELIQLLDTPAFERYQVKLYPIRHANPEDLARELEELFAQLGYGKTKEVLKFLPMTRLGSILVINGFPQLRAQIERWLEALDQQTTGDESVFVYYVENGKASNIARVLTELYQRAPGPPGVPAFPGLPTPPAPPPPGPPALVPPVPPRLAPPPPGVPPRPPVPAVQLPGAPPPPLRVIADEETNALIIVTNPRFYPTVLETIKKLDIVKRQVVVETLIADISLDDFTRFGLEYSIRTTGKVRIGAREFDFGGVGVNLGTVIAPPGAAGLAAVVTARDTLAALLQALSESNRVRVLASPHVLAADNKPAVIQVGSSTPILTSTTSTAQTTGGLQNITQTIQYRDTGVILRVTAHINDKRNVVMDISQEVSTATPVKIGGTDTFEFPIRKAETSVAVGDGQTVLIGGLIQEQRDNIESGVPLLSKIPLLGYLFRSTTLRTQRRELIILITPRVIANEDEGRVVTESYIERVKLLQEEIRRARMRPNGAPVKP from the coding sequence ATGCCCGCCCCGGCCCAACAGGCGGAGTCACAAGATCCCATCTCGATCTTCAAGAAGCTGCTCGGCGAGCAAGCCGCGTCCCCGCCGCCGGGAGTTCCGGCGACGCCCCCACCTGCCGCGGCGCCCAGGCCACCGGCCCCCGACGCCATGGACATCACGCTCAACTTGCAGAACGCGGACCTGCTGACGGTACTCCAGATGCTTGCCCGGCGGCTGGACCTCCACTACGTGGTGGAGCCCACGGTGCCGGGCGGCCGCGTGACCATCCAGATCAGCGGCAAGTTCACCAAGGCCGAGCTGTTCAGCGTCCTGCTGACGATCCTGGACATGAACAACCTGATGATGGTCAAGAGCGGCCCGCTGTATCGGGTCGCCCCCGTCGTCGAGGCGCGCCAACGCCCCATTGACGTCCTCGCCCCGGCCGATCCCACGGCGGTCCCGCCGGAGGATCGTCCCGCCCTGCTGATCGTCTCGCTCCAGTACCTGGCGGCCAGCTCGGTGGAGCCCGTGGTGCGCCCGCTGATTTCGAAGGCGGCCCTGCTCCAGGCCGTCCCGGGCACCAACGCGCTCTTGCTGGTGGACCTCGCCTCGAACGCCCGTCGCCTCTTCGAGCTGATCCAGCTCCTCGACACCCCGGCCTTTGAGCGCTATCAGGTTAAGCTCTACCCGATCCGCCACGCGAACCCGGAGGATCTCGCGCGGGAGCTGGAGGAGCTGTTCGCCCAGCTCGGCTACGGCAAAACAAAAGAGGTACTCAAGTTTCTCCCGATGACCAGGCTGGGCTCGATCCTCGTCATCAACGGCTTTCCGCAACTTCGAGCGCAAATTGAGCGCTGGCTGGAGGCCCTGGACCAGCAGACAACAGGGGATGAGTCGGTCTTCGTCTACTACGTGGAGAACGGAAAGGCGTCCAACATCGCGCGGGTTCTGACCGAGCTTTACCAACGGGCCCCCGGGCCTCCTGGCGTTCCGGCGTTCCCGGGGCTCCCGACCCCGCCTGCGCCACCGCCTCCGGGACCGCCGGCCTTGGTCCCGCCGGTGCCGCCGCGGCTGGCGCCGCCTCCGCCGGGCGTACCGCCGAGGCCTCCCGTGCCTGCGGTCCAGCTGCCCGGCGCGCCGCCCCCTCCGCTCCGGGTGATCGCGGATGAGGAGACGAATGCCCTGATCATCGTCACCAACCCCCGCTTCTACCCCACGGTGCTGGAGACGATCAAGAAGCTGGACATCGTGAAGCGTCAGGTGGTAGTCGAGACGCTGATCGCCGACATCAGCCTCGACGACTTCACCCGGTTCGGCTTGGAGTATTCGATCCGTACCACGGGGAAAGTTCGTATCGGCGCCAGAGAGTTCGACTTCGGTGGGGTCGGCGTAAACCTCGGCACAGTGATAGCGCCACCGGGAGCAGCGGGCCTCGCTGCGGTTGTCACTGCCCGGGATACGTTGGCCGCGCTCCTTCAGGCGCTGAGCGAGAGCAACCGCGTTCGGGTCCTCGCGAGCCCTCACGTCCTCGCCGCGGATAACAAGCCTGCGGTGATCCAGGTCGGCTCCTCCACCCCGATCCTGACCAGCACGACCTCCACCGCGCAGACAACCGGCGGATTGCAAAACATCACCCAGACCATCCAATATCGGGACACAGGGGTCATCCTCCGGGTTACTGCACACATCAATGACAAGCGCAACGTGGTCATGGATATCTCCCAGGAGGTCAGCACCGCGACCCCGGTCAAGATTGGAGGCACCGACACCTTCGAGTTCCCGATCCGCAAGGCCGAGACCTCAGTGGCCGTGGGTGACGGCCAGACGGTCCTGATCGGGGGCCTGATCCAGGAGCAGCGCGACAATATCGAGTCGGGGGTTCCCCTGTTGTCAAAGATTCCGCTGCTGGGCTACCTGTTCCGCTCGACGACGCTCCGAACGCAACGGCGGGAACTCATCATCCTCATCACGCCGCGGGTGATTGCGAATGAAGACGAGGGACGGGTCGTGACGGAGAGCTACATCGAGCGGGTGAAGCTCCTTCAGGAGGAGATTCGGCGAGCCCGGATGCGCCCGAACGGCGCGCCGGTGAAACCGTAG
- a CDS encoding glycosyltransferase family 2 protein, whose amino-acid sequence MTTPTLSIIVPVYNEARTIAEIIERAHKAQLDLPKELIVVDDASTDGTLQLLEKVAAEGGDNIRVVSHEVNRGKGAAIRTGVGHARGEIILIQDADLEYDPKDYALLLEPILEERADVVFGNRFHGGPHRVLYFWHYVGNRVLTLLANVLTGLNLSDMEVGYKVFRADVLRRITLRSDRFGFEPEITVKVAKLGCRVYEVPIRYHGRTYEEGKKITWRDGLAALFHLVRYRLFD is encoded by the coding sequence GTGACAACGCCGACGCTCTCCATCATCGTACCTGTCTATAACGAGGCTCGAACGATTGCCGAGATTATCGAGCGGGCGCACAAGGCGCAACTCGATCTCCCCAAGGAGCTCATCGTGGTTGATGACGCCTCGACGGATGGGACCCTTCAGCTGCTGGAAAAGGTCGCTGCTGAGGGCGGGGACAACATCCGGGTGGTGTCCCACGAGGTGAACCGCGGGAAGGGCGCGGCCATCCGGACCGGCGTGGGCCACGCCAGGGGCGAGATCATCTTGATCCAGGACGCCGACCTCGAGTACGACCCGAAGGATTACGCGCTCCTGCTGGAGCCTATCCTTGAAGAGAGGGCGGACGTCGTGTTCGGCAACCGGTTCCACGGCGGCCCGCATCGCGTGCTCTACTTCTGGCACTACGTGGGCAATCGCGTCCTCACCCTGCTCGCCAACGTCCTGACGGGGCTGAACCTCTCAGACATGGAGGTGGGTTACAAGGTCTTCCGGGCCGACGTGCTCCGGCGGATCACCCTCAGGTCTGACCGCTTCGGCTTTGAGCCCGAGATCACCGTCAAGGTGGCCAAGCTGGGCTGCCGGGTCTACGAGGTCCCCATCCGGTACCACGGTCGGACCTACGAGGAGGGGAAGAAGATTACGTGGCGCGACGGCCTGGCGGCTCTCTTCCACCTCGTCCGCTACCGGCTCTTCGACTAA